One uncultured Alphaproteobacteria bacterium genomic region harbors:
- a CDS encoding Segregation and condensation protein B yields the protein MSEDAEDPEVAEAPAPDPFEAERLIEAVLFASAEPVTLAALRARLPEVADLGALLESLQARYSGRGVELVKRGDGWAFRTAPDLAARLHLEVPQVRKLSRAAIEVMAIVAYHQPVTRAEIEEMRGVALSRGTLDVLLEAGWVRPMGRRQTPGRPMTWGTSQAFLDHFGLESLAALPGVEELKASGLLDARPAMIAYAAQSEDELQLPLGDDTVLLGDEDGA from the coding sequence ATGAGCGAAGATGCCGAAGATCCGGAAGTTGCCGAAGCCCCGGCCCCCGATCCGTTCGAAGCGGAACGCCTGATCGAGGCGGTGCTGTTCGCTTCCGCCGAGCCGGTGACGCTCGCCGCCCTGCGCGCCCGCCTGCCGGAGGTTGCCGATCTCGGCGCGCTGCTCGAAAGCCTCCAAGCCCGTTATTCCGGCCGCGGCGTCGAGCTGGTGAAGCGCGGCGACGGCTGGGCGTTCCGCACCGCGCCCGATCTCGCGGCGCGGCTGCACCTCGAAGTGCCGCAGGTCCGCAAACTCAGCCGCGCCGCGATCGAGGTGATGGCGATCGTCGCCTATCACCAGCCGGTGACGCGCGCCGAGATCGAGGAGATGCGCGGCGTGGCGCTGAGCCGCGGCACGCTGGACGTGCTGCTGGAGGCGGGCTGGGTGCGGCCGATGGGCCGCCGCCAGACTCCCGGGCGGCCGATGACCTGGGGCACCAGTCAGGCCTTTCTCGATCATTTCGGGCTCGAAAGCCTGGCTGCGTTGCCGGGCGTCGAGGAGCTCAAGGCGTCGGGGCTGCTCGACGCGCGCCCGGCGATGATCGCCTACGCCGCCCAGTCGGAAGACGAACTGCAGCTGCCGCTCGGCGACGATACCGTGCTGCTGGGCGACGAGGACGGGGCGTAA
- a CDS encoding conserved hypothetical protein (Evidence 4 : Homologs of previously reported genes of unknown function), producing the protein MLYAVAHPEVSPDDRRWIEGLRREHCPTDAARIAAHFTLAFGTRTIAERVYLAHVAEIAAAVPPFAFRCRRLEPGRDHATAEGYAFLVPDAGAEKLAALHAQLCTGPLAPLLCENVPYVPHITVGRCADFDAATRLCARLGETRFEISGVVRTLTVVAADGEAVAPRAQFALGG; encoded by the coding sequence ATGCTCTACGCCGTCGCTCACCCCGAGGTGTCCCCCGACGACCGCCGGTGGATCGAGGGCTTGCGCCGCGAGCATTGCCCGACCGACGCGGCACGGATCGCCGCCCACTTCACCCTCGCCTTCGGAACCCGGACGATCGCGGAACGGGTCTACCTCGCACACGTTGCCGAGATCGCGGCCGCGGTTCCGCCGTTCGCGTTCCGCTGCCGGAGACTCGAGCCCGGGCGGGACCACGCAACCGCCGAAGGATACGCGTTTCTGGTTCCCGACGCGGGCGCGGAAAAACTTGCGGCGCTTCATGCGCAGCTCTGCACCGGCCCTCTGGCGCCGCTGCTCTGCGAAAACGTGCCCTACGTGCCCCACATCACCGTCGGACGCTGCGCCGATTTCGACGCGGCGACGCGGCTGTGCGCCCGATTGGGAGAAACGCGCTTCGAAATTTCCGGCGTCGTCCGCACGCTGACGGTCGTCGCCGCCGATGGCGAAGCGGTCGCGCCGCGCGCGCAGTTCGCCCTGGGCGGCTGA
- the ydeS gene encoding TetR family transcriptional regulator, protein MNTCPRRGRRPDPSKRAAIVDAAGRLFCAHGYGVTMEAIAAEAGVSKQTIYNLFSTKEQLFGAVVATRSQVIVTAIPAPAETLPTPEGLLRIAREFVWFMTGGQVSQVYRLMLQASPDAALTQAFYDNGPKRALAQLAAWFRARDAAGDLRIDDARLAAESFFGLLNGQILIRNMLGLQTHWSDAELEAKARYGVEMFLARHAR, encoded by the coding sequence ATGAATACCTGTCCCCGCCGCGGGCGCCGCCCCGATCCCTCGAAACGCGCCGCGATCGTCGATGCGGCGGGGAGGCTGTTCTGCGCCCACGGCTACGGCGTCACGATGGAGGCGATCGCGGCCGAGGCGGGGGTTTCCAAGCAGACGATCTACAACCTGTTCTCGACCAAGGAGCAGCTCTTCGGCGCGGTGGTGGCGACCCGCTCGCAGGTGATCGTCACGGCGATTCCCGCCCCCGCCGAAACCCTGCCGACGCCGGAAGGCCTGCTGCGGATCGCGCGGGAATTCGTATGGTTCATGACCGGCGGACAGGTGTCGCAGGTCTACCGCCTGATGCTTCAGGCCTCGCCCGACGCCGCGCTCACCCAGGCGTTCTACGACAACGGCCCGAAGCGCGCCCTCGCGCAGCTCGCGGCGTGGTTCAGAGCCCGGGACGCGGCCGGCGATCTGCGGATCGACGACGCACGCCTCGCGGCCGAGAGCTTCTTCGGCCTCCTCAACGGCCAGATCCTGATCCGCAACATGCTCGGCCTGCAAACGCACTGGAGCGACGCCGAGCTCGAAGCCAAGGCGCGTTACGGCGTCGAAATGTTCCTCGCCCGGCACGCCCGATAA
- the emrB gene encoding Major facilitator superfamily permease, whose translation MAETPDKERLEPRLLIGFLAMVVGMFMAILDIQIVAASLSEIQAGLAASADEIVWVQNAYLIAEVVMIPLSGYISRALGMRITFVASAAGFTVASLACAFAQNMGQMIVLRVIQGFIGGAMIPTVFAAAYTLMPRSRQASITVMIGLVATLAPTVGPTLGGWLTETFSWHWLFLVNVVPGVIVTALVWSFVHGDHPQFDLIRRLDVVGLVLMAAFLGCLDFVLEDGQRNDWFADDAIFTCAVIAAVAGVGFFWRTLTAENPIVDLRAFADRNFATGCMFSFILGIALYGLVYLQPQYLARVRGLNAMQIGVVMLVTGASQFLSAPIVGGISRKVDPRVLLCLGFGCLAVSNFLLTGLTAEWDFNEFVVPQILRGIGYMFTIIPANVLALGTLPPERVKNASGLYNLMRNLGGAFGLAGINTLLEHRTNFHWARVGEAIDPTRPEVQAAFRGLSQRFAEFPGIDPTAAAARTLGRMVMREATVMSFLDVFWAMAWISLAAIGVVLLARKPQAAPQPGGDH comes from the coding sequence ATGGCCGAAACCCCGGACAAGGAGCGCCTCGAGCCGCGCCTGCTGATCGGCTTCCTCGCCATGGTGGTGGGGATGTTCATGGCGATCCTCGACATCCAGATCGTCGCCGCCTCGCTGTCCGAGATCCAGGCGGGGCTCGCGGCGAGCGCCGACGAGATCGTCTGGGTGCAGAACGCCTACCTGATCGCGGAAGTGGTGATGATCCCGCTGTCGGGCTACATCTCCCGCGCGCTCGGCATGCGCATCACCTTCGTCGCCTCGGCGGCGGGCTTCACCGTCGCCTCGCTCGCCTGCGCGTTCGCCCAGAACATGGGGCAGATGATCGTGCTCCGGGTGATCCAGGGCTTCATCGGCGGGGCGATGATCCCCACCGTGTTCGCCGCCGCCTACACCCTGATGCCGCGCAGCCGACAGGCCTCCATCACGGTGATGATCGGTCTCGTCGCCACCCTCGCGCCGACCGTCGGCCCGACCCTCGGCGGCTGGCTCACCGAAACCTTCTCGTGGCACTGGCTGTTTCTCGTCAACGTCGTCCCCGGCGTGATCGTCACCGCGCTGGTATGGTCGTTCGTCCACGGCGACCACCCGCAGTTCGACCTGATCCGCCGCCTCGACGTCGTCGGCTTGGTGCTGATGGCGGCGTTTCTCGGTTGCCTCGACTTCGTCCTGGAAGACGGTCAGCGCAACGACTGGTTCGCAGACGACGCGATCTTCACCTGCGCGGTGATCGCCGCGGTGGCGGGAGTCGGTTTCTTCTGGCGCACCCTCACCGCCGAGAACCCGATCGTCGACCTCAGGGCGTTTGCCGACCGCAATTTCGCGACCGGTTGCATGTTCAGCTTCATTCTCGGAATTGCGCTCTACGGCCTTGTTTATCTTCAACCTCAGTACCTCGCGCGGGTGCGCGGGCTGAACGCGATGCAGATCGGCGTGGTGATGCTGGTGACCGGCGCCTCGCAATTCCTCTCCGCGCCGATCGTCGGCGGCATCTCTCGCAAGGTCGACCCGCGCGTGCTGCTGTGCCTCGGCTTCGGCTGCCTCGCGGTGTCCAATTTCCTCCTCACCGGGCTCACCGCCGAGTGGGACTTCAACGAGTTCGTGGTGCCGCAGATCTTGCGCGGCATCGGCTACATGTTCACGATCATTCCCGCCAACGTCCTCGCCCTCGGCACCCTGCCGCCGGAAAGGGTCAAGAACGCCTCGGGGCTCTACAACCTGATGCGCAACCTCGGCGGCGCATTCGGCCTCGCGGGGATCAACACCCTCCTCGAACACCGCACCAATTTCCACTGGGCGCGGGTCGGCGAGGCGATCGATCCGACCCGGCCCGAGGTTCAGGCCGCGTTCCGGGGGCTCTCGCAGCGGTTCGCCGAGTTTCCCGGCATCGACCCGACCGCCGCGGCGGCGCGCACCCTCGGCCGGATGGTGATGCGTGAGGCGACGGTGATGAGCTTCCTCGACGTGTTCTGGGCGATGGCCTGGATCTCGCTGGCGGCGATCGGCGTGGTGCTGCTGGCGCGCAAACCCCAGGCCGCGCCCCAACCGGGAGGAGATCATTGA
- the emrA gene encoding Secretion protein HlyD, translating to MRKPIVIAVAALAGCAATLYGWNWYTHGRFVETTDNATIDGDIVGIAAKVAGRVAVVAVGDNQPVHAGDVLLTIDDADYRAAVDQQAAALEAARAAVTVAEANLAVTRAAIVETRAQLRAAEAERTRASADLARYAKLNAAQYASEQRMQSARADAAKAGAEVERIAASLATQESRLALQAAERVQAQAEAEAQTAALDAARIRLADTVIRAPVDGVVGNRGVRLGQFLSAGQQAMSVVPVAEVYVVANFKETQVARMRPGQPVEIDVDAYKTRSFKGVVDSVSPGSGAMFSLLPPENATGNFTKIVQRIPVKIRLDRSARDALLIPGMSVEAHVDTRGDDAGLTRANAFARREAEASAPQTAAQR from the coding sequence ATGCGCAAGCCGATCGTCATCGCCGTCGCCGCCCTGGCGGGTTGCGCCGCCACCCTCTACGGCTGGAACTGGTACACTCACGGCCGCTTCGTCGAGACCACCGACAACGCCACCATCGACGGCGACATCGTCGGGATCGCCGCCAAGGTCGCGGGCCGGGTCGCCGTCGTCGCGGTGGGCGACAACCAGCCGGTCCACGCAGGCGACGTGCTGCTGACGATCGACGACGCCGACTATCGCGCCGCGGTCGACCAGCAGGCCGCCGCGCTCGAAGCCGCGCGGGCGGCGGTGACGGTGGCGGAGGCCAACCTCGCGGTGACCCGCGCGGCGATCGTCGAAACCCGCGCCCAACTCCGCGCCGCCGAGGCGGAACGCACCCGCGCCAGCGCCGATCTCGCCCGCTACGCCAAGCTCAACGCCGCGCAATACGCCTCCGAACAGCGGATGCAATCGGCGCGCGCCGACGCCGCCAAGGCGGGCGCCGAGGTGGAGCGCATCGCCGCCTCTCTCGCCACCCAGGAAAGCCGCCTCGCCCTTCAGGCCGCCGAGCGCGTCCAGGCGCAGGCGGAGGCCGAGGCGCAAACCGCCGCGCTCGACGCCGCGCGGATCCGCCTGGCCGACACCGTCATCCGCGCCCCGGTGGACGGCGTCGTCGGCAACCGCGGCGTCCGCCTCGGGCAATTCCTCTCCGCCGGTCAGCAGGCGATGAGCGTGGTGCCGGTGGCGGAGGTCTACGTCGTCGCGAACTTCAAGGAAACCCAGGTGGCGCGGATGCGCCCCGGCCAGCCGGTCGAGATCGACGTCGACGCCTACAAGACCCGTAGCTTCAAGGGCGTGGTCGACAGCGTGTCGCCGGGCTCGGGGGCGATGTTCAGCCTGTTGCCGCCGGAGAACGCCACCGGCAACTTCACCAAGATCGTCCAGCGCATTCCGGTGAAGATCCGCCTCGACCGCTCCGCACGCGACGCGCTGCTGATTCCCGGCATGTCGGTGGAGGCCCATGTCGACACCCGGGGCGACGACGCCGGGCTCACCCGCGCCAACGCGTTCGCCCGGCGCGAAGCCGAGGCCTCGGCGCCGCAGACCGCGGCCCAGCGCTGA
- a CDS encoding TatABCE protein translocation system subunit (fragment), which translates to MSLGPLQILLIIVVVLLLFGAGKIPRLMGDVAKGINAFKRGMKEGADDETPPKQIDKDESKSDKP; encoded by the coding sequence ATGAGCCTCGGGCCGTTGCAGATTCTGCTGATTATCGTGGTCGTCCTGCTGCTGTTCGGCGCGGGCAAGATTCCGCGACTGATGGGCGACGTCGCCAAGGGGATCAACGCCTTCAAGCGCGGCATGAAGGAAGGCGCGGACGACGAAACCCCGCCCAAGCAGATCGACAAGGACGAGTCCAAGTCCGACAAGCCCTGA
- the tatB gene encoding Sec-independent protein translocase protein TatB, with protein sequence MFDIGGWELALIVVIAVFVIGPKELPATLRTFGRVMARVRSLTTSFRLHVDDMIREAELEDLRKAADAARHKDFGRIVEDAVDPDREVRAAFDEAADAARLDPRPFESEVAPPADTPPEPPAAEVPEDKPKP encoded by the coding sequence ATGTTTGATATCGGCGGGTGGGAACTGGCCCTGATCGTCGTGATCGCGGTATTCGTGATCGGGCCGAAGGAACTGCCCGCGACCCTGCGGACCTTCGGCCGGGTGATGGCCCGGGTGCGGTCGCTCACCACCAGTTTCCGCCTGCATGTCGACGACATGATTCGCGAGGCCGAGCTTGAGGACCTGCGCAAGGCCGCCGACGCGGCCCGGCACAAGGACTTCGGTCGGATCGTCGAGGACGCGGTGGATCCGGATCGCGAGGTGCGCGCCGCCTTCGACGAGGCCGCCGACGCCGCCCGGCTCGATCCGCGACCGTTCGAATCCGAGGTCGCGCCGCCCGCAGATACGCCGCCCGAACCGCCCGCCGCCGAAGTTCCCGAGGACAAGCCGAAGCCATGA
- the tatC gene encoding Sec-independent protein translocase protein TatC produces MSEAEEPEGPEGDTPMPLLDHLIELRRRLMFAALGFVVAFALCYWVSLDIYDLLMRPLARVMAEVGGTQRMIYTALTEGFFTQVKVAAFGALFLSFPLVATQLWLFVAPGLYRDEKRALLPFLVASPILFVLGAMLVYFLIIPMAWKFLLGFQTGAGETVLPIQLEARVGEYLSLIMTLIFAFGVSFQLPVLLTLLARVGLIESAQLASKRRYAIVFAFVVGAVLTPPDMISQIGLAVPLILLYEGSIIACRRIERTRAAAEAADAATQDGPPPPP; encoded by the coding sequence ATGAGCGAAGCCGAAGAACCCGAAGGCCCGGAAGGCGATACCCCGATGCCGCTGCTCGACCATCTGATCGAGTTGCGCCGCCGCCTGATGTTCGCGGCGCTCGGGTTCGTGGTGGCGTTCGCGCTGTGCTACTGGGTGTCGCTCGACATCTACGATCTTCTGATGCGGCCGCTCGCGCGGGTGATGGCGGAGGTCGGCGGCACCCAGCGGATGATCTACACGGCGCTGACCGAGGGGTTCTTCACCCAGGTCAAGGTCGCCGCGTTCGGCGCGCTGTTCCTCTCCTTTCCGCTGGTGGCGACGCAGCTCTGGCTGTTCGTCGCCCCCGGCCTCTACCGCGACGAAAAGCGCGCGCTGCTGCCGTTCCTGGTGGCGAGCCCGATCCTGTTCGTGCTCGGCGCGATGCTGGTGTACTTCCTGATCATTCCGATGGCCTGGAAGTTCCTGCTCGGCTTCCAGACCGGCGCGGGCGAGACGGTGCTGCCGATTCAGCTCGAAGCGCGGGTGGGGGAGTATCTCTCGCTGATCATGACGCTGATCTTCGCGTTCGGCGTCAGCTTCCAGTTGCCGGTGCTGCTGACCTTGCTCGCGCGCGTCGGCCTGATCGAGAGCGCGCAGCTCGCGTCGAAGCGGCGCTACGCGATCGTCTTCGCGTTCGTCGTCGGGGCGGTGCTGACGCCGCCCGACATGATCAGCCAGATTGGCCTCGCGGTGCCGCTGATCCTGCTCTACGAGGGGTCGATCATCGCCTGCCGCCGCATCGAACGCACCCGCGCCGCCGCCGAGGCGGCGGACGCCGCAACCCAGGACGGCCCGCCGCCGCCGCCGTGA
- the serS gene encoding seryl-tRNA synthetase, also charges selenocysteinyl-tRNA with serine (Evidence 2a : Function of homologous gene experimentally demonstrated in an other organism; PubMedId : 1859832, 3029694, 3062312, 7537870; Product type e : enzyme) produces the protein MLDIRQIRDNPELLDAALARRGKPAMAGAVIALDRERRQMQTSWQEMQARRNEASRQVGAVKKAGGDAQALIDEVASLKTRMAELEEAEKRNAADLELLLLGIPNMPADDVPEGIDEASNVERMRVGRPRDFAFAPLEHDAIGEGLGLMSFDDAAKLSGARFVVLKGPLARLERALGQFMLDLHTGEHGYEEVSPPVLVRDNAVRGTGQLPKFAEDLFRTENGFWLIPTAEVPLTNLVADAILEEKALPKRFTALTACFRSEAGAAGKDTRGMIRQHQFYKVELVSITTPEASDDEQQRMLGCAEAVLKRLELPYRVMALCAGDMGATARRTFDLEVWLPGQNRYREISSCSTCGDYQARRMAARYRPAGEAKGTRFVHTLNGSGVAVGRALVAVLENYQQADGSVVIPDALRPYMGGIEILKRQS, from the coding sequence ATGCTCGACATCCGCCAGATCCGCGACAACCCCGAACTCCTCGACGCCGCGCTGGCGCGGCGCGGCAAGCCCGCGATGGCCGGGGCGGTGATCGCCCTCGACCGCGAGCGCCGCCAGATGCAGACCTCGTGGCAGGAGATGCAGGCGCGCCGCAACGAGGCCTCGCGGCAGGTGGGCGCGGTGAAAAAGGCGGGCGGCGACGCCCAGGCCCTGATCGACGAGGTGGCGAGCCTCAAGACCCGGATGGCCGAGCTCGAAGAGGCGGAGAAGCGGAACGCCGCCGATCTCGAACTGCTGCTGCTCGGCATTCCCAATATGCCCGCCGACGACGTGCCCGAGGGCATCGACGAGGCCTCCAACGTCGAGCGCATGCGGGTCGGTCGGCCGCGCGACTTCGCGTTCGCGCCGCTCGAACACGATGCGATCGGCGAGGGCCTGGGCCTGATGTCGTTCGACGACGCGGCCAAGCTCTCGGGCGCGCGTTTCGTGGTGCTCAAGGGACCGCTCGCGCGGCTGGAGCGGGCGCTCGGCCAGTTCATGCTCGATCTCCATACCGGCGAGCACGGCTACGAGGAGGTGTCGCCGCCGGTTCTGGTGCGCGACAACGCGGTGCGCGGTACCGGTCAGCTGCCGAAATTCGCCGAGGATCTGTTCCGCACCGAGAACGGCTTTTGGCTGATTCCCACCGCCGAGGTGCCGCTGACCAATCTCGTCGCCGACGCGATCCTCGAGGAGAAGGCGCTGCCGAAGCGCTTCACCGCGCTCACCGCGTGTTTCCGCTCCGAGGCCGGGGCGGCGGGCAAGGACACCCGCGGGATGATCCGCCAGCACCAGTTCTACAAGGTCGAACTGGTGTCGATCACCACGCCCGAGGCTTCCGACGACGAACAGCAGCGGATGCTCGGGTGCGCCGAGGCGGTGCTGAAGCGTCTGGAGCTGCCCTACCGCGTGATGGCTCTGTGCGCCGGCGACATGGGGGCGACCGCGCGCCGCACCTTCGATCTCGAAGTGTGGCTGCCGGGGCAGAACCGCTACCGCGAGATTTCCAGCTGCTCGACCTGCGGCGACTATCAGGCACGGCGGATGGCGGCGCGCTATCGTCCGGCGGGCGAGGCCAAGGGCACGCGGTTCGTGCACACGCTCAACGGTTCGGGCGTGGCGGTCGGCCGCGCGCTCGTCGCGGTTCTCGAAAACTATCAGCAGGCGGACGGCTCGGTGGTGATCCCCGACGCTCTGCGTCCCTATATGGGCGGCATCGAAATTCTGAAGAGGCAGTCATGA
- the surE gene encoding broad specificity 5'(3')-nucleotidase and polyphosphatase (Evidence 2a : Function of homologous gene experimentally demonstrated in an other organism; PubMedId : 7928962; Product type e : enzyme) produces the protein MRLSGSQPIPLKNARILLTNDDGILSPGLKVLESVAQGLGAEVWVVAPETEHSGAGHSLTLHQPLRWRQIAERRFAVEGTPTDCVLLAINKFMAEARPTLVLSGINRGANLGDDVTYSGTVAGAMEATLLGVPAIALSQVLRAQEPVKWRTAEVHAPEVIAALCSRGWPGDVLMSVNFPNVPAPAVAGTVLAPQGHHKVGDNLVERIDPRGRPYIWIGQLHADTQLVEGSDMERSDAGWVTVTPLTVNLTHRDTLEHLAGVFDAGSVA, from the coding sequence ATGAGGCTTTCCGGATCGCAACCGATCCCGCTCAAGAACGCGCGCATTCTCCTCACCAACGACGACGGCATCCTCTCGCCCGGGCTCAAGGTGCTCGAAAGCGTGGCGCAGGGCCTCGGCGCGGAGGTGTGGGTGGTGGCCCCCGAGACCGAACATTCCGGCGCGGGGCATTCGCTCACCCTGCACCAGCCGCTGCGCTGGCGGCAGATCGCCGAGCGCCGCTTCGCCGTCGAGGGCACGCCCACCGACTGCGTGCTTCTGGCGATCAACAAGTTCATGGCCGAGGCGCGGCCGACCCTGGTGCTCTCGGGCATCAACCGCGGCGCCAACCTCGGCGACGACGTCACCTATTCGGGCACCGTCGCGGGCGCGATGGAGGCGACGCTGCTCGGCGTTCCGGCGATCGCGCTGAGCCAGGTGCTGCGCGCGCAGGAGCCGGTGAAGTGGCGCACCGCCGAGGTTCACGCGCCGGAGGTGATCGCGGCGCTGTGCTCGCGCGGCTGGCCGGGCGACGTGCTGATGTCGGTGAATTTCCCCAACGTGCCCGCGCCCGCGGTGGCGGGGACGGTGCTCGCGCCGCAGGGCCATCACAAGGTCGGCGACAATCTCGTCGAGCGCATCGACCCGCGCGGCCGCCCCTACATCTGGATCGGCCAGCTTCATGCCGACACCCAGCTGGTGGAGGGCAGCGACATGGAGCGCAGCGACGCGGGGTGGGTGACGGTGACGCCGCTCACCGTCAACCTCACCCATCGCGACACCCTCGAACACCTGGCGGGCGTCTTCGACGCCGGCTCGGTCGCCTGA
- the pcm gene encoding L-isoaspartate protein carboxylmethyltransferase type II (Evidence 2a : Function of homologous gene experimentally demonstrated in an other organism; PubMedId : 1860862, 7928962, 8132457, 8208244; Product type e : enzyme), with protein sequence MNPALRIRLLMELRRSGIADTRVLAAVEKVPRELFVEEPFADQAWDNAALPIGCGQTISQPLVVGLMTQALDISGRCKVLEIGTGSGYQTAVLAQLSRRVYTLERHKPLLGQAEARFRLLRLTNIVAMHGDGMRGWPAQAPFERILVTAAARELPQPLLDQLAVGGVLVTPLDTGPERQEVVRVRRTESGFATEALFPVRFVPLVSGVPEDAG encoded by the coding sequence ATGAACCCGGCGCTGCGCATCCGCTTGCTGATGGAGCTGAGGCGATCGGGGATTGCGGACACGCGGGTGCTGGCGGCGGTCGAGAAGGTGCCGCGCGAACTGTTCGTCGAGGAGCCGTTCGCCGATCAGGCGTGGGACAACGCGGCGCTGCCGATCGGCTGCGGCCAGACCATCAGCCAACCCCTGGTGGTCGGCCTGATGACCCAGGCGCTCGACATCTCCGGGCGGTGCAAGGTGCTGGAGATCGGCACCGGCTCCGGCTATCAGACCGCGGTGCTGGCGCAGCTCTCGCGCCGGGTCTATACCCTCGAACGCCACAAGCCGCTGCTCGGTCAGGCGGAGGCGCGGTTCCGCCTGCTCCGCCTCACCAACATCGTGGCGATGCACGGCGACGGCATGCGCGGCTGGCCCGCGCAGGCGCCGTTCGAGCGCATCCTCGTGACCGCCGCGGCGCGCGAACTGCCGCAGCCGCTGCTCGATCAGCTCGCGGTGGGCGGCGTGCTGGTGACGCCTCTCGATACCGGCCCGGAGCGTCAGGAGGTGGTGCGGGTGCGCCGCACCGAGAGCGGCTTCGCCACCGAGGCGTTGTTTCCGGTGCGGTTCGTGCCGCTCGTTTCCGGGGTGCCGGAAGACGCCGGATGA
- a CDS encoding Lipoprotein NlpD: MGKSAAIWGLVVLLVLSGCSGVRLGGSYGGPRIGPGQYVVQRGDTVYGIATAHGVPMRSFIELNHLDPPYTLFVGQVLTIPPRPTHVVRRGDTVYRIAQTYNVDMSALVRVNDLAPPYVIYVGQVLQLPGTTEPRDDPPAVAAAPAPVPASGEPAGGAQAPPPTASETRVAALPPPKAEAIPTPPPRQGRGLEWPVRGKVIVPYGTTAKGMRNDGINISAKVGTSIRAAEAGVVAYAGNELKGFGNMLLLKHQGGLITTYAHADELKVQRGATVKRGQIIASVGQSGSVSSPQLHFEVREGSKAVDPMKYLD, encoded by the coding sequence ATGGGAAAGTCCGCCGCAATCTGGGGGTTGGTCGTGCTGCTGGTGCTTTCGGGGTGCTCCGGCGTGCGCCTCGGCGGCTCCTACGGCGGACCGCGCATCGGTCCCGGCCAGTACGTGGTGCAGAGGGGCGACACCGTCTACGGCATCGCCACCGCCCACGGGGTGCCGATGCGCAGCTTCATCGAGCTCAATCACCTCGACCCGCCCTACACCCTGTTCGTCGGCCAGGTGCTGACGATTCCACCCAGGCCCACCCATGTGGTGCGGCGCGGCGACACCGTCTACCGCATCGCCCAGACTTACAACGTCGACATGAGCGCGCTGGTGCGGGTCAACGACCTCGCGCCGCCCTACGTGATCTACGTCGGGCAGGTGTTGCAGTTGCCCGGAACCACCGAGCCGCGGGACGACCCGCCCGCGGTCGCCGCCGCGCCCGCACCGGTTCCGGCTTCCGGCGAGCCCGCGGGGGGGGCGCAGGCACCGCCGCCCACCGCATCCGAGACCCGCGTCGCCGCCTTGCCGCCGCCCAAGGCCGAGGCGATTCCCACGCCGCCGCCGCGCCAGGGCAGGGGGCTCGAGTGGCCGGTGCGGGGCAAGGTGATCGTTCCCTACGGCACCACCGCCAAGGGAATGCGCAACGACGGCATCAACATCTCCGCCAAGGTCGGCACTTCGATCCGCGCGGCGGAGGCCGGGGTCGTCGCCTATGCGGGCAATGAACTCAAGGGCTTCGGGAACATGCTTCTCCTGAAGCATCAAGGCGGGCTGATCACCACCTATGCCCATGCCGACGAACTCAAGGTGCAGCGCGGCGCGACGGTGAAGCGCGGACAGATCATCGCCTCGGTCGGCCAGAGCGGTTCGGTTTCGTCGCCGCAGCTCCACTTCGAGGTGCGCGAGGGATCGAAGGCGGTGGACCCGATGAAGTACCTGGACTGA